One genomic window of Pocillopora verrucosa isolate sample1 chromosome 8, ASM3666991v2, whole genome shotgun sequence includes the following:
- the LOC136283025 gene encoding fibrinogen-like protein A: MKVHLTILPIFSQEGNGPGCASASCQNGGTCVDACWNPRMFTCECRQDYKGVYCEKHSGVRSCQQLKTLGANQNGIYKINPDGQGVINVYCDQTTDGGGWTVVQRRSRPFKQSFRRTWVEYRVGFGDLSKEFWLGNDNLHRITSSDSILRIDLHRTNGQKGYAKYGGFRVADETEKYRCDMTSYEGNIGNGFYGNTDPKLNIRGMKFGTPDQDNDNFLGKCFPDGAWWANQCGEVNLNSRDGPVWRPWALPPGLNLSEMKVRHN, translated from the exons ATGAAAGTACATTTAACCATTCTTCCCATTTTCTCTCAGGAAGGAAATGGACCTGGTTGCGCCTCGGCTTCATGtcaaaatggtggaacatgtgtTGACGCGTGTTGGAATCCCCGAATGTTCACGTGTGAATGTCGACAGGATTATAAAGGAGTGTATTGCGAAAAGCACAGCGGAG TGAGAAGCTGTCAGCAGCTGAAAACCCTAGGAGCGAATCAGAATGGcatttataaaatcaacccaGATGGTCAAGGGGTCATAAACGTGTACTGTGACCAAACCACAGATGGAGGTGGGTGGACTGTGGTTCAGAGACGTTCCCGTCCATTCAAGCAAAGCTTTAGACGAACGTGGGTAGAGTATCGAGTAGGCTTTGGCGACTTGTCCAAAGAATTCTGGCTCGGAAACGACAATTTGCACCGAATCACCTCTTCAGACAGCATTCTTCGAATAGATCTACACCGAACCAACGGCCAAAAGGGATATGCCAAATATGGTGGGTTTCGGGTAGCTGACGAAACAGAAAAGTATCGATGCGACATGACTTCGTACGAAGGAAACATCGGAAATGGGTTTTATGGAAATACAGATCCTAAATTGAACATCCGAGGGATGAAATTCGGCACACCAGACCAAGATAATGACAACTTCCTTGGAAAGTGTTTTCCTGATGGTGCATGGTGGGCAAACCAATGTGGCGAGGTTAATCTCAATTCAAGGGATGGTCCAGTCTGGCGTCCTTGGGCTCTTCCCCCTGGCCTAAATCTCTCCGAGATGAAAGTAAGGcataactga